The following coding sequences are from one Lipingzhangella halophila window:
- the lysA gene encoding diaminopimelate decarboxylase codes for MSRYAHPAGPRHAEVLPEENPPRPPHDLTELDPRVWPGTATRVDGEVTVGGVGVGALAAAHQTPLFVLDEQDFRARARGFRDAFSDAEADVYYAGKALLTKAVARWVREEGLKLDVCSGGELSVALAAGFPPEWIGMHGNNKSEEELARALDVGVGRIIVDSFDEIERLERLAAERERVPEVLVRVTTGVEAHTHEFVATAHDDQKFGFALSTGAAMEAVRRVRAARHIALVGLHSHIGSQIFDTAGFEVAARRVTGFLARIHSELGITLAELDLGGGLGIAYVAGDDPLEPKSIAESLLGIVRRECASAGVPVPRVAVEPGRAVSGPGGITLYRVGTVKDVEGIRTYVSVDGGMSDNIRTALYGSEYTCVLASRESTAEPMLSRLVGKHCESGDVIVHDLYLPADVRPGDLVAVAATGAYCYSMASNYNHVPRPALVAVRDGSARTLMRRETEEDLLRLDVG; via the coding sequence ATGAGCCGTTACGCCCACCCCGCCGGGCCCCGCCACGCGGAGGTGCTGCCCGAGGAGAATCCGCCGCGCCCGCCGCACGACCTGACCGAGCTCGATCCACGGGTCTGGCCCGGCACGGCCACCCGGGTCGACGGCGAGGTCACGGTCGGCGGCGTCGGTGTCGGCGCCCTCGCCGCCGCGCACCAGACACCCCTCTTCGTCCTGGACGAGCAGGACTTCCGCGCCCGTGCGCGCGGCTTCCGCGATGCCTTCAGCGACGCCGAGGCCGATGTCTACTACGCGGGTAAGGCGCTGCTGACCAAGGCGGTCGCACGGTGGGTGCGCGAGGAGGGCCTCAAGCTCGACGTCTGCAGCGGGGGTGAGCTCTCGGTGGCGCTGGCGGCCGGCTTCCCGCCGGAGTGGATCGGCATGCACGGCAACAACAAGTCCGAGGAGGAACTGGCCCGCGCGCTCGATGTCGGGGTCGGGCGGATCATCGTCGACTCGTTCGACGAGATCGAGCGCCTGGAACGGCTGGCGGCCGAACGCGAGCGCGTCCCCGAGGTGCTTGTCCGGGTCACCACCGGGGTCGAGGCGCACACCCACGAGTTCGTGGCCACCGCGCACGACGACCAGAAGTTCGGCTTCGCCCTGAGTACGGGGGCCGCCATGGAGGCCGTGCGCCGGGTGCGCGCGGCCCGGCACATCGCGCTCGTCGGCCTGCACTCCCACATCGGCTCGCAGATCTTCGACACTGCCGGGTTCGAGGTCGCCGCGCGCCGGGTCACCGGGTTCCTCGCCCGGATCCACAGCGAGCTGGGGATCACGCTGGCCGAGCTCGACCTCGGGGGCGGGCTGGGTATCGCCTACGTCGCCGGGGACGACCCGCTGGAGCCCAAGAGCATCGCCGAGAGCCTGCTCGGGATCGTTCGGCGCGAATGCGCGTCCGCCGGGGTGCCGGTCCCGCGTGTGGCCGTCGAGCCGGGGCGCGCCGTTTCCGGGCCGGGCGGAATCACGCTGTACCGGGTGGGCACGGTCAAGGACGTCGAGGGAATCCGCACCTACGTCAGCGTCGACGGCGGGATGAGCGACAACATCCGCACCGCGCTCTACGGCTCGGAGTACACCTGCGTCCTGGCGTCGCGGGAGAGCACAGCCGAGCCCATGCTGTCGCGGTTGGTGGGCAAGCACTGCGAGAGCGGTGACGTCATCGTGCACGACCTGTACCTGCCCGCGGACGTACGTCCCGGCGACCTGGTGGCGGTGGCGGCCACGGGCGCCTACTGCTATTCCATGGCCAGCAACTACAACCATGTGCCGCGTCCGGCCCTGGTCGCGGTGCGCGACGGTTCCGCCCGCACCCTGATGCGCAGGGAGACCGAAGAGGACCTGCTTCGCCTGGACGTAGGCTGA
- a CDS encoding DALR anticodon-binding domain-containing protein codes for MQADSRQEPRREPPIDGGATPWWLDDLLRSAAAAATRTSLASVPAAEPRRPPSGTRGDYASALALRIAGAVGLPAEALAADIAAELRLSPHVVSAAAEGRGFVNVTLTPRARVSLVRAACGANYLMGYRPAPADRGGRAAAAWALTPLHAAETVVRAREWAREDARRRMVLAAGADGADDSGARPSETPAEASGGVARRTGPGAPGRAGAAGPGGSAGPRYYSGPPPSWGSSGRAADEVTEVTWRDPYLDEPPGESDAARLLAVLGEASARFAFCRSAPEHPRAGELTGPGLPALPTAEEPGNWERHTAANPGFAVRYAHAHAVRTRAWAADLGFVPSRAVAEVGSGAGARGGALADDAVAALDEPLAAALAGCLFDGPGVLSAAAGRRQPHILVRYLEGVATAYHDWRESCTAVPTSVATDAARGEVVMARLELCAAVAGVLRTGLSLLGVPAPTRL; via the coding sequence ATGCAGGCAGACAGCAGGCAAGAGCCCCGCCGCGAGCCGCCGATCGACGGTGGTGCGACGCCGTGGTGGCTTGACGACCTGCTGCGTTCCGCGGCGGCAGCCGCCACAAGGACGTCGTTGGCGAGCGTTCCCGCCGCCGAACCGCGCCGGCCCCCGTCCGGTACGCGGGGAGACTACGCCAGCGCGCTCGCCCTCCGGATCGCGGGTGCCGTTGGGCTCCCGGCCGAGGCGCTGGCCGCGGACATCGCCGCGGAACTCCGGTTGAGCCCGCACGTGGTGAGCGCTGCCGCCGAAGGGCGAGGCTTCGTCAACGTCACACTGACCCCCCGCGCCCGGGTTTCCCTGGTGCGCGCGGCGTGTGGCGCGAACTATCTCATGGGGTACCGGCCCGCCCCGGCCGATCGTGGCGGTCGCGCGGCGGCCGCGTGGGCCCTGACTCCGCTGCACGCCGCGGAGACGGTCGTCCGGGCGCGGGAATGGGCACGCGAGGACGCCCGGCGCAGAATGGTCCTGGCTGCGGGCGCTGACGGTGCCGACGACTCGGGCGCCCGGCCCTCTGAAACGCCAGCGGAGGCGTCTGGTGGCGTTGCCCGGCGGACTGGGCCGGGGGCGCCCGGCCGTGCCGGGGCCGCTGGTCCCGGCGGGTCCGCTGGCCCGCGCTACTACAGCGGCCCGCCGCCATCTTGGGGCTCTTCTGGTCGTGCGGCGGACGAGGTGACCGAGGTGACATGGCGCGACCCCTACCTCGACGAGCCCCCTGGGGAGAGCGACGCCGCACGGTTGCTCGCCGTGCTCGGTGAGGCGAGCGCGCGGTTCGCGTTCTGCAGGTCGGCCCCTGAGCACCCGCGCGCGGGCGAGCTGACAGGGCCCGGGCTGCCCGCGCTGCCCACGGCCGAGGAACCGGGGAACTGGGAGCGGCACACCGCCGCGAACCCGGGGTTCGCGGTCCGCTACGCGCACGCCCACGCCGTCCGTACCCGGGCGTGGGCGGCGGATCTCGGGTTCGTCCCGTCCCGTGCGGTGGCGGAGGTTGGGAGCGGCGCCGGTGCTCGGGGCGGTGCGCTCGCGGATGACGCGGTCGCCGCTCTCGACGAGCCGCTCGCGGCCGCGCTTGCCGGGTGCCTCTTCGACGGGCCCGGTGTGTTGTCGGCCGCGGCCGGGCGGCGTCAACCACATATCCTCGTGCGATACCTGGAGGGTGTCGCCACTGCGTACCATGATTGGCGGGAGTCGTGCACCGCCGTCCCCACCTCAGTGGCGACCGATGCCGCACGTGGGGAGGTTGTCATGGCGCGGTTGGAGCTGTGCGCCGCCGTGGCCGGTGTCCTCAGGACGGGGTTGTCCCTGCTCGGTGTGCCCGCGCCCACAAGGCTCTAG
- a CDS encoding response regulator transcription factor yields MGEALARVLVVDDDEVIRQLIAVNLQLEGFEVHTAVDGQECLERVVEVAPDVITLDVMMPRLDGWGTALRLREDEETCSVKVVLITARAQGDDLRRGGDVGVDAYVTKPFDPTELIRVVRDLAGLDRAEMACGEGEGPTAAAG; encoded by the coding sequence GTGGGTGAAGCGCTGGCACGGGTACTGGTGGTTGACGACGATGAGGTGATCCGGCAACTGATCGCCGTCAACCTGCAGCTTGAAGGCTTCGAGGTGCATACTGCCGTTGACGGGCAGGAGTGCCTGGAACGCGTGGTCGAGGTCGCGCCGGATGTGATCACGCTCGATGTCATGATGCCGCGGCTGGACGGCTGGGGTACGGCCCTCCGGCTTCGGGAGGACGAGGAGACCTGCTCCGTGAAAGTGGTCCTCATCACCGCGCGGGCGCAGGGGGATGATCTCAGGCGCGGGGGCGACGTCGGGGTGGACGCGTACGTGACCAAACCCTTCGACCCGACCGAGCTCATTCGCGTGGTGCGCGATCTCGCGGGACTCGACCGGGCGGAGATGGCGTGCGGTGAAGGGGAAGGACCCACGGCCGCCGCGGGGTAG
- a CDS encoding tyrosine-type recombinase/integrase gives MKSYDVRFWTIKTNRKRNPKTGKTKVVSHTVRWTVAGREKSKTYQNKPGAENFLSDLRQAAKDNEAFDIDSGLPDSLARDKAAATWYEHAVSYVDHKWAGSSAKQRISIAEALTAVTVVLVKSQRGAPEAAVLRRALRKWAFNAARRDEPKPQEVEAALRWLARNSVPVASLEESRMVSRALDACSRKLDGKSAAPEYYRRRRRVFAGALKYGVRLGRLRANPLDGRDADDWKPPAVVSAVDRRRVANAKQMRALLAQVRRVGRTQGPRLVALYGCMYYAMLRPQEAIALQEKSCELPEEGWGVLDFEAVHSAAGRDWTDDGEVHEDRGLKGRAADTRRRVPIPPELVKLLREHIDTYGADEEGRLFRTYKGAKYHPSTLWRVLQDARKEAFTAAQVGSPLARKPYDFRHAGVSLRLNAGTPPALVAEWAGHSVEVLYRVYAHCLDGDDDRWFGRIDDELK, from the coding sequence GTGAAGTCCTACGATGTCCGGTTCTGGACCATCAAGACGAACCGGAAGCGGAATCCGAAGACGGGCAAGACCAAGGTGGTCTCACACACGGTGCGGTGGACCGTCGCTGGCCGTGAGAAGTCGAAGACGTACCAGAACAAGCCCGGAGCCGAGAACTTCCTGAGTGATCTTCGGCAAGCGGCTAAGGATAACGAGGCGTTCGATATCGACTCCGGGCTTCCGGACTCGCTTGCGCGGGACAAGGCCGCTGCGACCTGGTACGAGCATGCGGTCTCGTACGTGGATCACAAGTGGGCCGGCTCCTCGGCAAAGCAACGGATCTCCATAGCTGAGGCCCTGACCGCTGTCACGGTGGTGCTGGTGAAGTCCCAGCGGGGCGCTCCTGAAGCTGCAGTTCTCCGGCGGGCGCTTCGTAAGTGGGCGTTCAACGCGGCTCGTCGGGACGAACCGAAGCCCCAAGAGGTCGAGGCGGCGTTGCGCTGGCTGGCTCGGAACTCGGTTCCGGTCGCGTCCCTGGAAGAGTCGCGGATGGTGTCGAGGGCGCTGGATGCCTGTTCCCGCAAGCTCGACGGGAAGAGCGCCGCTCCGGAGTACTACCGGCGGCGTCGGCGAGTCTTCGCCGGGGCGCTGAAGTACGGCGTTCGGCTGGGGCGGCTGCGGGCGAATCCGCTCGATGGCAGGGACGCGGACGACTGGAAGCCTCCTGCGGTCGTGAGCGCGGTGGATCGGCGTCGGGTGGCGAACGCGAAACAGATGCGGGCGCTCTTGGCGCAGGTTCGGCGGGTCGGTAGGACCCAGGGGCCGCGCTTGGTGGCGCTGTACGGGTGCATGTACTACGCGATGCTCCGGCCGCAAGAGGCCATCGCCCTGCAAGAGAAGTCCTGCGAGCTTCCCGAAGAGGGCTGGGGCGTGCTGGACTTCGAAGCGGTCCACTCCGCCGCTGGCCGGGACTGGACCGATGACGGTGAGGTTCACGAGGACCGGGGGCTCAAGGGACGTGCGGCCGATACCCGGCGGCGGGTGCCGATACCCCCGGAGCTGGTGAAACTGCTCCGCGAACACATCGACACGTACGGGGCCGATGAGGAGGGGAGACTCTTCCGGACGTACAAGGGGGCGAAGTACCATCCGTCAACCCTCTGGCGGGTTCTCCAGGACGCGCGGAAAGAGGCGTTCACCGCCGCTCAGGTGGGGTCGCCGTTGGCTCGCAAGCCCTACGACTTCCGGCACGCGGGGGTGTCGCTGCGGCTGAACGCCGGGACTCCGCCAGCGCTCGTGGCCGAGTGGGCGGGGCACAGCGTGGAGGTCCTGTACCGCGTCTACGCGCACTGCCTGGACGGTGACGACGATCGCTGGTTCGGGCGAATAGACGACGAACTGAAGTAG
- a CDS encoding homoserine dehydrogenase has protein sequence MAMKVALLGCGVVGAEVVRLVNEQSTELSARIGTSLEIGGIAVRRLGRTRGTGLAPELFTTDAMSLVTRPDIDLVVEVIGGIEPARSLILAAVKSGKSVVTANKALLAEDGATIHAAARETGVDVYYEASVAGAIPLLRPLRDSLAGDRVHRVLGIVNGTTNFILDRMDTQGAGFAESLEEAQSLGYAEADPTADVEGFDAAAKAAILARLAFHTQRVTAADVHREGITDVSAGDIASAKAMGCVVKMLAICQRSEAGDSIGVRVHPVMLPREHPLATVNEAYNAVFVEAESAGKLMFYGAGAGGTPTASAILGDLVAVARNRLAATSVGEGGHDTGLPVHEVGQTVTRYHVALDVADRPGVLARVAEVFAGNGVSIKNVRQEGHGEDAQLVLVSHQAPDSALTATVEQLRALDMVRSVASVMRVEAFEGN, from the coding sequence ATGGCGATGAAGGTGGCGCTGCTCGGCTGCGGCGTTGTGGGCGCCGAAGTGGTGCGGCTGGTCAACGAGCAGTCGACGGAGCTTTCCGCGCGCATTGGAACTTCCCTGGAGATCGGAGGGATCGCGGTGCGCCGCCTCGGGCGCACCCGAGGCACGGGGCTCGCCCCGGAGCTGTTCACCACTGACGCCATGAGCCTGGTGACGCGTCCCGACATCGACCTGGTGGTCGAGGTCATCGGCGGCATCGAGCCCGCGCGTTCGCTGATCCTGGCAGCGGTCAAGTCCGGCAAGTCGGTGGTCACGGCGAACAAGGCGCTGCTGGCCGAGGATGGGGCCACGATCCACGCGGCGGCGCGTGAGACCGGCGTGGACGTCTACTACGAGGCGTCCGTCGCGGGGGCGATCCCGCTGCTCCGACCGTTGCGCGACTCGCTCGCCGGCGACCGCGTGCATCGGGTGCTCGGCATCGTCAACGGCACCACGAACTTCATCCTGGACCGGATGGACACCCAGGGCGCGGGTTTCGCGGAGTCACTGGAGGAGGCCCAGTCGCTGGGCTACGCCGAGGCCGACCCGACGGCCGACGTCGAGGGTTTCGACGCCGCCGCCAAGGCCGCGATCCTGGCCCGCCTGGCGTTCCACACCCAACGCGTCACAGCGGCCGACGTGCACCGCGAGGGCATCACCGATGTCTCAGCGGGCGACATCGCGAGCGCCAAAGCCATGGGGTGCGTGGTGAAGATGCTCGCCATCTGCCAGCGCTCCGAGGCCGGCGACTCGATCGGGGTGCGCGTGCACCCGGTCATGCTGCCGCGCGAGCACCCGCTGGCCACGGTCAACGAGGCCTACAATGCGGTGTTCGTGGAGGCCGAGTCCGCCGGGAAGCTGATGTTCTACGGCGCCGGGGCCGGCGGCACGCCGACCGCGAGTGCGATCCTCGGCGACCTGGTGGCGGTCGCGCGCAACCGGCTGGCCGCCACGTCGGTGGGCGAGGGCGGACACGACACCGGGTTGCCCGTCCACGAGGTGGGGCAGACGGTCACCCGCTACCACGTGGCGCTGGACGTCGCCGACCGCCCGGGCGTGCTGGCGCGCGTCGCCGAGGTGTTCGCCGGCAACGGTGTCTCGATCAAGAACGTCCGGCAGGAGGGGCACGGCGAGGACGCGCAACTGGTTCTGGTCAGTCACCAGGCGCCCGACTCCGCCCTGACGGCGACCGTCGAGCAGTTGCGCGCCCTGGATATGGTCCGGTCGGTGGCCAGCGTCATGCGGGTTGAGGCGTTCGAGGGCAACTGA
- a CDS encoding replication initiator — MPTPTGKTTRAERQAQPLAREVAEQVATDKGVCIRPVSLRRTDLATGRTEIVDVPCGSTLESRCPACAKRKRSIRRSQCEQGWHLAEEPTVTPDDPSEVQRAWVERRAMVTAERDRLAESGAADPDQVAALDSAIADRDAEITASGLRGSASRGSSSSASTPRRVRSTKRRQDAPDLPKRPMVRRTVGRAFEDPASGRTFRPSLFVTLTLDSYGRVRSDGTPVDPTSYDYRRAARDALHFSKLVDRFVQNLRRVAGFDVQYFATVEPQRRLAPHLHMATRGTIPRAELRQIAAATYHQVWWPNADKAVYTGENLPAFDEETANYVDPATGEVLPTWEQALDALDADPDAEPFHVVRFGPQVDAKGVIAGSQDADRCVRYLAKYLTKDVGECHPAETDAQERHVDRLVEALRFEPCSPRCSNWLRYGIQPQNAKAGMRPGCCRSKAHKREHLGYAGRRVLVSRKWSNKTLADHKADRLTWVLETLGIDPNNDDHDQGAAVPLRASSGNHVWELARPTDPDVPPREHRLLRAVGDALHRRSQLDSARQHDPSVTPERAT, encoded by the coding sequence ATGCCCACACCCACCGGCAAGACCACACGCGCCGAACGCCAGGCGCAACCCCTGGCCCGTGAGGTGGCCGAGCAGGTCGCCACCGACAAGGGTGTGTGCATCCGGCCAGTGTCGCTACGCCGTACCGATCTCGCCACCGGTCGAACCGAAATCGTGGACGTGCCGTGCGGGTCCACGTTGGAATCGCGCTGTCCGGCCTGTGCCAAGCGCAAGCGCTCGATCCGGCGCAGCCAGTGCGAACAGGGGTGGCACCTCGCTGAGGAACCGACGGTCACCCCGGATGACCCCTCCGAGGTGCAACGCGCGTGGGTCGAACGCCGTGCCATGGTGACGGCCGAACGGGACCGGCTCGCCGAATCGGGTGCGGCCGATCCTGACCAGGTGGCCGCGCTGGACTCCGCCATCGCCGACCGGGATGCCGAGATCACGGCCTCGGGGTTGCGCGGGTCGGCGTCTCGGGGTTCCTCCTCGTCGGCCTCGACGCCGCGGCGGGTGCGCTCGACCAAGCGGCGCCAGGACGCGCCCGACCTTCCCAAGCGCCCCATGGTCCGGCGCACTGTGGGGCGTGCGTTCGAGGATCCCGCCAGCGGGCGCACGTTTCGCCCGTCGCTGTTCGTGACCCTGACGCTGGATTCCTACGGGCGCGTGCGCTCGGACGGCACCCCGGTGGATCCGACCAGCTATGACTACCGGCGTGCCGCGCGCGACGCGTTGCACTTCTCCAAGCTGGTGGATCGCTTCGTACAGAACCTGCGCCGGGTGGCCGGGTTCGATGTCCAGTACTTCGCGACGGTGGAACCCCAACGCCGCCTGGCGCCGCACCTGCACATGGCAACCCGGGGCACCATCCCGCGCGCCGAGCTGCGCCAGATCGCCGCCGCGACCTATCACCAGGTGTGGTGGCCCAACGCCGACAAGGCTGTCTACACGGGGGAGAACCTGCCCGCCTTCGACGAGGAAACCGCCAACTACGTGGACCCGGCAACCGGGGAAGTGCTGCCCACCTGGGAACAGGCCCTCGATGCCCTCGACGCCGACCCGGACGCCGAACCCTTCCACGTGGTGCGCTTCGGGCCACAGGTGGACGCAAAGGGCGTCATCGCCGGAAGCCAGGATGCCGACCGGTGCGTGCGCTACCTCGCGAAATACCTGACCAAGGATGTCGGCGAGTGCCACCCGGCCGAAACCGATGCGCAGGAACGCCACGTGGACCGGCTCGTCGAGGCGCTGCGGTTCGAACCCTGCTCCCCGCGGTGTTCCAACTGGCTGCGCTACGGCATCCAACCCCAGAACGCCAAAGCAGGCATGCGGCCCGGATGCTGCCGCTCGAAGGCACACAAGCGCGAACACCTCGGCTATGCCGGCCGCCGCGTCCTGGTCTCCCGAAAGTGGTCGAACAAGACGTTGGCGGATCACAAAGCCGACCGGCTGACCTGGGTCCTAGAAACCCTCGGCATCGATCCCAACAACGACGACCACGACCAGGGCGCCGCCGTCCCCCTACGTGCTTCCTCCGGCAACCACGTCTGGGAGTTGGCCCGGCCCACCGACCCGGACGTCCCGCCACGCGAACACCGCCTACTCCGGGCCGTCGGCGACGCCTTACACCGCCGCTCCCAACTCGACTCCGCTCGGCAACACGACCCCTCGGTAACCCCAGAAAGGGCCACATGA
- the thrB gene encoding homoserine kinase, with protein sequence MPQPSPTRVRVRTPATSANLGPGFDALGLALELYDEVEVAVRGDDRVAVRIDGEGADELPRDGTHLVVRAMRDTFEAAGKTLPGVDVECTNRVPHGRGLGSSASAIVAGVTAARVLLGQESAEGGPRDRDQIFEAAARIEGHPDNVAPCVYGGFTVAWRTEDAWRALSLAPSPRVLPVVCVPEERLSTETARGLLPEKVAHGAAAFTAGRAALLVAAITGHPELLLEATADQLHQTYREPAMPASDRLLRELRERDGLPAVISGAGPTVLVLGRSPDEQGRTGDAGRISRNRVDSMGEPAGTRWHIRPIKIDPAGVWISSPRSLTCVEE encoded by the coding sequence ATGCCCCAACCGAGCCCCACGAGGGTGCGGGTTCGTACGCCCGCGACCAGCGCCAACCTCGGACCGGGGTTCGACGCGCTCGGCCTCGCTCTGGAGCTGTACGACGAAGTCGAGGTCGCCGTACGCGGCGACGACCGCGTTGCGGTGCGGATCGACGGTGAGGGCGCCGACGAGCTGCCGCGCGACGGCACACACCTGGTCGTCCGGGCGATGCGCGACACCTTCGAGGCGGCGGGCAAGACGCTGCCCGGAGTCGATGTGGAGTGCACAAACCGCGTCCCGCACGGTCGCGGCCTGGGTTCCTCGGCGTCAGCCATCGTGGCCGGGGTGACCGCGGCGCGGGTGCTCCTAGGCCAGGAGAGCGCGGAGGGCGGTCCGCGGGACCGCGACCAGATCTTCGAGGCGGCCGCTCGGATCGAGGGCCACCCCGACAATGTCGCTCCGTGCGTCTACGGGGGGTTCACCGTCGCCTGGCGCACCGAGGACGCGTGGCGCGCGCTGTCCCTGGCGCCGTCGCCGCGGGTCCTGCCCGTCGTGTGCGTACCCGAGGAGCGGCTGTCCACCGAGACCGCGCGCGGCCTGCTGCCCGAGAAAGTGGCGCACGGCGCCGCCGCGTTCACCGCGGGGCGTGCCGCGCTCCTGGTGGCGGCCATAACCGGCCACCCGGAGCTGTTGCTGGAGGCCACAGCCGACCAGTTGCACCAGACTTATCGTGAACCGGCGATGCCGGCCAGCGATAGACTGCTCCGCGAACTGCGCGAGCGGGATGGTCTGCCCGCCGTCATCTCGGGTGCCGGTCCCACGGTCCTCGTTCTGGGGCGATCCCCCGACGAACAGGGGCGGACCGGCGACGCTGGCCGAATCAGTCGCAACCGGGTTGATTCAATGGGGGAGCCAGCGGGTACGAGATGGCACATACGCCCCATAAAAATCGATCCGGCAGGGGTGTGGATCAGTTCTCCCCGTTCATTGACCTGTGTCGAGGAATAG
- a CDS encoding helix-turn-helix transcriptional regulator, translating into MTVPEVLKELGDVSRRTFYRWREVGHSPDSIKLPNGELRIWRSDLEAWLESRREGAA; encoded by the coding sequence ATGACGGTCCCTGAGGTGCTGAAGGAACTCGGGGACGTCTCGCGTCGGACCTTCTACCGGTGGCGTGAGGTTGGTCACTCTCCGGACAGCATCAAGCTGCCCAACGGTGAACTGCGCATCTGGCGAAGCGATCTCGAAGCCTGGCTGGAGAGCCGTCGGGAGGGTGCCGCGTGA
- the thrC gene encoding threonine synthase, producing MARAWRGVVEEYRDRLPLTANTPVVTLCEGGTPLVFARRVSEFTGCEVFLKVEGLNPTGSFKDRGMTMAISKAAEEGAKAVICASTGNTSASAAAYAVRADMTCAVLVPQGKIAMGKLAQALVHGAKLLQVEGNFDDCLELARKLSIDYPVGLVNSVNPYRIQGQKTASFEVVDALGDAPDVHCLPVGNAGNISAYWMGYKEYAEDGVATRSPRMFGFQASGAAPIVNGGPVAQPRTIATAIRIGNPASWTYAEHARDESGGSITSVTDRQILAAYRMLAAQEGVFVELASAASVAGLMQAVTSGQIERGQRVVCTVTGNGLKDPDWALAGASSATTVPVDAHSAATALGLA from the coding sequence ATGGCACGGGCGTGGCGGGGTGTCGTCGAGGAATATCGCGACCGCCTGCCTCTCACCGCGAACACTCCGGTCGTCACCCTGTGCGAGGGCGGAACGCCGCTGGTCTTTGCGAGGCGCGTCTCGGAGTTCACGGGGTGCGAGGTGTTCCTCAAGGTCGAGGGGCTCAACCCCACCGGCTCCTTCAAGGACCGCGGCATGACCATGGCGATCTCCAAGGCCGCCGAGGAGGGCGCGAAGGCGGTCATCTGCGCCTCGACCGGCAACACCAGCGCGAGCGCCGCGGCCTACGCGGTACGCGCGGACATGACCTGCGCTGTGCTCGTCCCGCAGGGCAAGATCGCCATGGGCAAACTGGCCCAGGCGCTGGTGCATGGCGCCAAGCTGCTTCAGGTCGAGGGGAACTTCGACGACTGCCTCGAACTGGCCCGCAAGCTCTCCATCGACTACCCGGTGGGGCTGGTGAACTCGGTCAACCCGTACCGGATCCAGGGCCAGAAGACAGCGTCCTTCGAGGTCGTCGACGCGTTGGGCGACGCCCCCGACGTGCACTGCCTGCCCGTTGGCAACGCCGGCAACATCAGCGCGTACTGGATGGGGTACAAGGAGTACGCCGAGGACGGCGTCGCCACCCGGTCCCCGCGCATGTTCGGTTTTCAGGCCAGCGGTGCCGCCCCGATCGTCAACGGCGGGCCCGTGGCGCAGCCGCGCACCATCGCCACGGCGATCCGGATCGGCAATCCCGCCTCCTGGACCTATGCCGAACACGCCCGCGACGAGTCCGGCGGCAGTATCACTTCGGTGACCGACCGCCAGATCCTCGCGGCGTACCGGATGCTCGCGGCGCAGGAGGGCGTGTTCGTGGAACTGGCCTCGGCGGCGAGCGTCGCGGGCCTGATGCAGGCCGTAACGAGCGGCCAGATCGAGCGCGGCCAGCGCGTCGTCTGCACGGTGACCGGAAACGGCCTCAAGGACCCGGACTGGGCGTTGGCCGGCGCGTCGTCGGCCACGACCGTGCCAGTGGACGCGCACTCCGCGGCCACCGCCCTCGGCCTGGCCTGA